A window of the Pyrodictium abyssi genome harbors these coding sequences:
- a CDS encoding PIN domain-containing protein, whose translation MAGAAAVVDTSVLHAYLVEEDVLHPVAAGLLEALEEPVAPSIVVHELVWSLRRRLGPGAAGSRVGWLLAGGLRVEPVVLGDVWFALRDPRRYEDLVVVAVARRLGLPLATLDEGMARLASRYGVEVLSAQR comes from the coding sequence TTGGCTGGCGCAGCTGCTGTTGTGGATACTAGTGTGCTTCACGCGTACCTCGTGGAGGAGGATGTGCTCCACCCTGTGGCGGCTGGGCTGCTCGAGGCGCTGGAGGAGCCGGTGGCGCCGTCTATCGTGGTGCATGAGCTTGTGTGGAGTCTGAGGCGGCGGCTCGGCCCTGGTGCTGCGGGGTCGCGGGTGGGCTGGCTGCTTGCTGGCGGGCTTCGGGTGGAGCCAGTGGTGCTCGGGGACGTCTGGTTCGCGTTGCGTGACCCCCGGCGCTACGAGGACCTGGTTGTGGTCGCTGTGGCCCGGAGGCTGGGGCTCCCGCTGGCTACGCTCGACGAGGGTATGGCGAGGCTGGCATCCCGGTACGGCGTAGAGGTTCTATCCGCGCAGCGGTAG